The Gemmatimonadota bacterium genome includes a region encoding these proteins:
- a CDS encoding FlgD immunoglobulin-like domain containing protein — protein QTTGTLFDMPVDFRVETASGDFDFSERISGAEETVSFVVPDAPTGFVVDPNDWILDEQSLAPTSVDFGPETTPALTLLAPRPNPFSGLTEIRYQLSARGETALEIVDVAGRRVRSLVAGVAQPGARKAYWDRRDDSGARVAPGVYWVRLAAPDGVMSRKLVVAD, from the coding sequence GCAGACGACCGGTACGCTGTTCGATATGCCGGTGGACTTCCGCGTGGAGACGGCGTCCGGGGACTTCGACTTCTCGGAGCGGATCTCCGGCGCGGAAGAAACGGTGTCGTTTGTGGTACCGGACGCGCCCACCGGGTTCGTCGTCGACCCGAACGACTGGATTCTGGACGAGCAGAGCCTTGCGCCGACCTCGGTCGACTTCGGGCCGGAGACGACGCCCGCGCTCACACTGCTGGCACCCCGGCCGAACCCCTTCTCCGGGCTGACGGAGATCCGATACCAGCTTTCGGCGAGGGGGGAGACCGCGCTGGAGATCGTGGATGTCGCGGGGAGGCGCGTGCGGTCGCTGGTCGCGGGCGTGGCGCAGCCCGGCGCGCGGAAGGCGTACTGGGACCGGCGGGACGACTCCGGCGCCCGAGTTGCGCCCGGCGTGTACTGGGTGCGCCTTGCGGCCCCGGACGGCGTGATGTCCCGCAAACTGGTGGTGGCGGACTGA